Proteins co-encoded in one Candidatus Binatia bacterium genomic window:
- a CDS encoding sugar phosphate isomerase/epimerase: MKIGFCSISALDRSLAEAAAVAAGAGLDGLEVSAHPPHLDPDADAGLARAAGAAVRAAGIEVIAYGSYLGRFGRTTPAHARREAAIAEALGAPLLRVWAEPLDEAPADVTPVVGLMRAACDAARPAGIAVVIERHLGSFADTPERIAHLLDAIDRPNVALNYQVLDFLPPEAVAEQPEDAARLVRYARYFHLKNYQPNPDAGGPLFPGGSLADGVLDYGAILPAAVRAGYAGPMTIEFLAADARSVEEKLAADVAFVRAVLART; the protein is encoded by the coding sequence ATGAAAATCGGCTTCTGTTCCATCTCCGCCCTGGACCGGTCGCTGGCCGAGGCGGCGGCGGTAGCGGCGGGTGCGGGTCTCGATGGGCTTGAGGTTTCCGCCCATCCGCCCCACCTCGATCCGGATGCGGACGCGGGGCTGGCCCGCGCGGCCGGGGCGGCCGTGCGGGCGGCGGGCATCGAAGTGATCGCGTACGGTTCCTACCTCGGGCGCTTCGGGCGGACCACACCCGCGCACGCGCGTCGCGAGGCAGCGATCGCCGAGGCGCTCGGAGCGCCGCTGTTACGGGTGTGGGCGGAGCCGCTCGATGAGGCTCCGGCCGACGTGACGCCGGTCGTCGGTCTGATGCGGGCTGCCTGCGACGCGGCCCGGCCTGCGGGCATCGCCGTCGTCATCGAGCGCCATCTTGGCTCGTTCGCCGACACGCCGGAACGCATTGCTCATCTCCTCGACGCGATCGACCGGCCGAACGTGGCGTTGAACTACCAGGTTCTCGACTTCCTTCCGCCCGAGGCCGTGGCCGAGCAACCCGAGGATGCCGCAAGACTGGTGCGCTACGCCCGGTACTTTCATCTGAAGAACTACCAGCCGAATCCGGACGCCGGCGGACCGTTGTTTCCGGGCGGTTCGCTGGCCGATGGCGTGCTCGACTACGGGGCCATCCTTCCTGCCGCCGTGCGGGCGGGGTACGCTGGCCCGATGACGATCGAGTTCCTCGCCGCCGACGCGCGCTCGGTGGAGGAAAAGCTCGCCGCCGACGTGGCCTTCGTGCGCGCCGTGCTGGCGCGAACTTGA
- a CDS encoding hydroxyacid dehydrogenase, which yields MPERPTVVLAMVPMFTADLFTPVQWRRLESAGTVPDREPLVAFEDERAHRLLPMADVLLTSWGCPPIDAAVLDRAPRLRAIVHAAGTVKQHVTEACWERGLLVTSAAAANAIPVAEFTLAAILFAGKKVLPLHRRYREVRGFRWWPAEFPGLGNYRKVVGIVGASHIGRRVIELLRPFDFSVHVYDPFLTGARAADLGVTAVGLDDLLRTADVVSLHAPALPETRHLIDRRRLTLLRDGAVLINTARGWLVDHVALREELERGRIDAILDTTEPEVLAEDSPLYDLPNVFVTPHIAGAMGTETQRMTDLAIDEIERLARGEPFRHGIGRDDLSKIA from the coding sequence ATGCCCGAACGTCCGACGGTTGTCCTGGCGATGGTGCCAATGTTTACTGCCGATCTGTTCACGCCGGTGCAGTGGCGGCGGTTGGAATCCGCAGGCACCGTGCCCGACCGCGAGCCGTTGGTTGCCTTCGAAGACGAACGGGCTCACCGGCTTCTGCCGATGGCCGATGTTCTGCTGACGAGTTGGGGATGCCCGCCTATCGATGCGGCGGTGCTGGATCGTGCCCCGCGGTTGCGTGCGATCGTGCATGCTGCCGGTACCGTGAAGCAGCACGTCACCGAAGCGTGCTGGGAGCGCGGCTTGCTGGTCACTTCGGCGGCGGCGGCCAATGCGATCCCGGTGGCCGAGTTCACTCTGGCGGCCATCCTGTTCGCCGGGAAGAAGGTGTTGCCGTTGCACCGCCGCTACCGCGAAGTGCGCGGGTTTCGCTGGTGGCCGGCCGAGTTTCCGGGTCTGGGCAACTACCGCAAGGTGGTGGGTATCGTCGGTGCGTCGCACATCGGCCGGCGCGTCATCGAACTGTTGCGTCCCTTCGACTTCAGTGTGCACGTCTACGATCCTTTTCTTACTGGCGCTCGGGCGGCCGATCTCGGGGTTACGGCGGTTGGGCTCGATGACCTGCTGCGGACGGCCGACGTCGTATCGCTGCACGCGCCGGCGTTACCGGAGACGCGCCATCTGATCGATCGGCGCCGCCTGACGCTCCTGCGCGACGGGGCGGTGCTGATCAACACGGCGCGCGGTTGGCTGGTGGATCACGTTGCGCTGCGCGAGGAATTGGAACGCGGACGCATAGACGCCATCCTCGATACCACCGAGCCGGAAGTGCTCGCCGAGGACTCGCCGTTATACGATCTGCCAAACGTGTTCGTCACCCCGCACATCGCGGGGGCCATGGGTACGGAGACCCAGCGCATGACCGATCTCGCCATCGACGAGATCGAGCGCCTGGCGCGGGGCGAACCGTTTCGCCACGGTATTGGACGCGACGATTTGTCCAAAATCGCGTAG
- a CDS encoding FIST C-terminal domain-containing protein, whose amino-acid sequence MSARVAAVARRSAAAPAHPMRWASALSVEGSVAAAVDECCAAVRAQLGTSGADLAVVFPTTHHRARLDRVADLVAARLSARVTIGCAAGGVIGGGREVELESGLAIAAAVLPRVELRPLCIDGPDLPGPENPAAWVQRVGVPPDAAAHFVLIADPFTCDSGAALRGLDRAYPLGRKVGGLASGGREAGQHVLYLDGRAYRSGMVGVALSGDLVVDTIVAQGCRPVGHPMFVTRSEDNLLLELDGRPAIDVLREVYEQLPAADQKLARDSLFLGVVMTDHLEQYRQGDFLIRTLTGADASRGAVAVGAVARENSVVQFHLRDRATSAADLETLLASYSARKPATRPAGALMFSCLGRGVQLYGRPDHDSELFRRFVGDLALAGFFGNGEIGPVGGTTHVHGYTTAFAVFRPSERA is encoded by the coding sequence GTGAGTGCGCGCGTAGCGGCCGTGGCGCGGAGGTCTGCCGCCGCGCCGGCACATCCGATGCGTTGGGCGTCCGCTCTGTCGGTGGAAGGATCGGTCGCGGCGGCGGTCGACGAGTGCTGTGCGGCGGTGCGCGCGCAACTGGGTACGTCGGGGGCGGACCTGGCGGTCGTCTTTCCGACCACGCATCACCGTGCCCGGCTGGACCGCGTCGCCGATCTTGTCGCGGCGCGCTTGTCGGCGCGCGTTACGATCGGCTGTGCCGCCGGGGGCGTGATCGGCGGGGGGCGCGAGGTCGAGCTCGAGAGCGGTCTTGCGATCGCCGCCGCGGTATTGCCCCGCGTCGAGCTGCGGCCGCTTTGCATCGACGGTCCCGATCTGCCCGGCCCGGAGAATCCCGCTGCGTGGGTGCAACGCGTGGGCGTCCCGCCCGATGCGGCGGCGCACTTCGTTTTGATTGCCGACCCGTTCACGTGCGATTCCGGGGCCGCGCTGCGAGGTCTCGACCGTGCGTACCCGCTCGGCCGCAAGGTGGGCGGTCTGGCCAGCGGCGGCCGGGAGGCCGGCCAGCACGTGCTGTATCTGGATGGCCGAGCGTATCGGTCGGGTATGGTGGGGGTCGCACTCAGCGGCGACCTGGTTGTCGATACGATCGTGGCGCAGGGTTGCCGACCGGTCGGGCATCCGATGTTCGTGACGCGCAGCGAGGATAACCTCCTGCTCGAGCTCGACGGCCGGCCGGCCATCGATGTCCTCCGCGAGGTGTACGAGCAACTGCCGGCGGCCGACCAGAAGCTGGCGCGGGACTCGCTCTTTCTCGGGGTGGTCATGACCGATCACCTGGAGCAGTACCGCCAGGGGGATTTCCTGATTCGTACGCTTACCGGTGCCGATGCCAGTCGCGGCGCGGTGGCGGTCGGCGCGGTGGCGCGGGAGAACTCGGTGGTCCAGTTCCACCTGCGCGATCGGGCGACGTCGGCAGCCGACCTCGAGACGCTGCTGGCCAGCTATAGCGCCCGCAAGCCCGCGACGCGGCCGGCCGGCGCATTGATGTTTTCGTGCCTCGGGCGCGGCGTACAGCTCTACGGCCGCCCGGATCACGACAGCGAGTTGTTCCGTCGCTTCGTGGGCGACCTCGCTCTCGCCGGTTTCTTCGGCAACGGCGAGATCGGTCCGGTCGGGGGAACCACTCACGTGCACGGTTACACCACCGCGTTCGCCGTGTTTCGTCCAAGCGAACGGGCGTAA
- a CDS encoding MBL fold metallo-hydrolase produces MELRELATDVYACLQEERGLGTSNSGFVNTGGGLVVDTFWDLPHTRRMIDEYARVWHGPAKRVVNTHRNGDHCWGNQLFPNAEIIAHRLCNEYLALESPALMQSVRLATDSSDPATADLARALVDWDFTGIVVTPPTRLIDDRLLLDLGGIAVDVLHVGPAHTAGDVIVHLPEQGIVFAGDVLFRLCTPIGWEGTSARWCEALDRIVALQPQVIVPGHGPVCGVEGAREMKAYLEYVMSESQRFFEAGVPVADAARRIDLGPYAGWTEPERLVFNVARAYRELRGEPFDAPVDVGAMFQAQFELRGLMASRRSSARTPAA; encoded by the coding sequence ATGGAGTTGCGAGAGCTCGCGACGGACGTTTACGCATGTTTGCAGGAGGAGCGCGGGCTCGGAACGAGCAACTCCGGATTCGTCAACACGGGCGGCGGTCTCGTTGTGGATACGTTCTGGGACCTGCCGCACACGCGCCGGATGATCGACGAATACGCGCGGGTCTGGCATGGACCCGCAAAGCGCGTCGTCAACACGCATCGCAACGGGGATCACTGCTGGGGAAACCAGCTCTTCCCCAATGCGGAAATCATCGCGCACCGGCTCTGCAACGAGTACCTGGCGCTGGAAAGCCCGGCGCTGATGCAGAGTGTGCGCCTGGCCACCGATAGCAGCGACCCGGCCACGGCTGACCTGGCGCGGGCGCTCGTCGATTGGGACTTCACGGGTATCGTCGTGACGCCGCCGACGAGGCTCATCGATGACCGCCTGCTGCTCGATCTAGGCGGCATAGCTGTCGACGTGCTGCACGTGGGTCCCGCGCACACCGCCGGCGACGTGATCGTTCACCTTCCCGAACAGGGCATCGTCTTTGCCGGCGACGTGTTGTTTCGATTGTGCACGCCGATCGGCTGGGAAGGGACCTCCGCCCGCTGGTGCGAGGCCCTCGATCGCATCGTCGCGCTGCAACCGCAGGTTATTGTCCCGGGTCACGGGCCGGTCTGCGGGGTCGAAGGGGCGCGGGAGATGAAGGCGTACCTGGAATACGTGATGTCGGAGTCGCAGCGCTTCTTCGAGGCGGGGGTTCCCGTTGCGGATGCCGCGCGGCGCATCGACCTCGGGCCGTACGCCGGCTGGACCGAGCCGGAGCGGCTGGTCTTCAACGTGGCCCGGGCGTACCGGGAGTTGCGGGGCGAGCCGTTCGACGCGCCGGTCGACGTCGGCGCGATGTTTCAGGCGCAGTTCGAGTTGCGGGGGCTGATGGCGTCGCGTCGCTCCAGTGCGCGGACGCCGGCCGCGTAG
- a CDS encoding antibiotic biosynthesis monooxygenase, producing the protein MTIIAKLKVRAGQENAFEAAASEMVEYVKTSEPGTRTYILHKSTADSREYLFYEVYVDQAAAATHGGSEQMMKFLGAAQGLLEGHPEIGMYEELIGKK; encoded by the coding sequence ATGACGATCATTGCGAAGCTAAAGGTACGGGCCGGCCAAGAGAACGCGTTCGAAGCTGCGGCTTCGGAGATGGTGGAATACGTGAAAACCAGTGAGCCCGGGACGCGCACGTACATCCTGCACAAGTCGACGGCCGATTCGAGAGAGTACCTGTTCTACGAGGTGTACGTCGATCAGGCGGCGGCCGCCACCCATGGCGGCAGCGAGCAGATGATGAAGTTCCTCGGCGCGGCTCAGGGACTGCTGGAAGGGCACCCCGAGATCGGGATGTACGAGGAGTTGATCGGCAAGAAGTAG
- a CDS encoding RDD family protein, producing the protein MKVDSPSLGAAFAAGRQIVVAPEQVALDVPVAGPTLRMIAYGIDCLAILAIELAAVIGLLLLTPLAERLLGPARELVEELGGGGVGQVPEAGLVLGILGVALLLQFTIEAGYFIASELITGGRSLGKLAVGLRVMRDGGLPLTPEATLVRNLLRAVDLLPGTYVVGLVAIVLSSQGKRLGDQAAGTVVVRLDRPPPAPEIEMVAASTTVFRLDHAHVAALGTAERALIRQTLRRLETVPPERAAALLETSVEALRQRLGYGPVAPAERRAFLEALFTAIEGQ; encoded by the coding sequence GTGAAGGTCGACTCGCCAAGTCTCGGTGCGGCTTTCGCAGCGGGTCGCCAGATCGTGGTGGCCCCGGAGCAGGTGGCGCTCGACGTTCCGGTGGCCGGACCCACGCTGCGCATGATCGCCTACGGTATAGATTGCCTTGCCATCCTGGCGATCGAGCTGGCCGCGGTAATCGGGTTGCTGTTGCTGACACCCCTGGCCGAACGGCTCTTAGGGCCGGCTCGCGAACTGGTCGAGGAACTCGGCGGTGGTGGGGTCGGACAAGTCCCCGAGGCCGGCCTGGTGCTCGGCATTCTCGGCGTGGCCTTGCTGCTGCAGTTCACGATCGAGGCCGGTTACTTTATTGCCTCGGAGCTGATTACCGGCGGGCGCTCTCTCGGCAAGCTCGCAGTGGGCCTCCGCGTGATGCGCGACGGCGGCCTGCCTCTGACCCCGGAAGCGACGCTCGTCCGCAACCTCCTGCGCGCCGTCGACTTGCTCCCCGGCACCTACGTCGTCGGCCTCGTGGCGATCGTGCTGTCCTCGCAAGGCAAGCGGCTCGGGGACCAGGCGGCGGGAACCGTGGTCGTACGGCTGGACCGGCCGCCGCCGGCGCCGGAGATCGAGATGGTAGCGGCGTCCACGACCGTCTTCCGTCTGGACCACGCGCACGTGGCCGCACTGGGCACCGCGGAGAGGGCGTTGATCCGGCAGACCCTTCGGCGCCTCGAAACTGTCCCCCCGGAGCGCGCCGCGGCACTGCTCGAAACCTCGGTCGAGGCATTGCGGCAGCGCCTTGGCTACGGACCGGTAGCCCCTGCCGAGCGTCGCGCCTTCCTTGAGGCGTTGTTCACGGCTATCGAAGGACAATGA
- a CDS encoding stage II sporulation protein M: MPGQEDTNNGATRRFAFLLDRAEATHGAALGFDELRELARLYRQHTARLARVRERADDPAAIHYLNALCLRGYGLLYASRRPPRRASATLAGRLAATLSTAWPAFALAWALLLSGMVVGAALAGRSPEGLYALVPAELGYAPEYLDRLTTSPAARNELLSGGGLGTGHRFFFGSYLFVHNTRVGLLAFATGVLAGIPTILLQLYNGILLGAFATIFLQDASLRFAAWILPHAIPELTAITLCATGGLLLGRAIALPGRQHRSVALQNAANAALLLVGAALPLFVLAAIVESGVRESTLGVAARLVVAGFLTAAVTVGGLWLRRLAHSPHRHPSWVRHLDSAASGSR, encoded by the coding sequence ATGCCGGGGCAAGAGGACACAAACAATGGCGCCACCAGGCGTTTCGCGTTCCTGCTCGATCGGGCCGAAGCGACGCACGGCGCCGCACTCGGGTTCGACGAGCTGCGCGAGCTGGCTCGGCTCTACCGACAGCACACGGCGCGGCTCGCCCGGGTGCGCGAGCGTGCCGACGACCCGGCGGCGATTCACTACCTCAACGCCCTCTGTCTGCGCGGCTACGGCTTGCTGTACGCGTCGCGGCGGCCGCCGCGGCGTGCCAGCGCGACGCTGGCCGGGCGGCTCGCCGCTACATTGTCGACCGCCTGGCCGGCTTTCGCCCTCGCCTGGGCGCTGCTCCTGAGCGGCATGGTGGTCGGCGCCGCCCTCGCCGGTCGCAGTCCCGAGGGCCTCTACGCCCTCGTCCCCGCCGAGCTCGGCTACGCTCCCGAATATCTCGACCGGCTGACGACGTCGCCGGCGGCCCGCAACGAACTTCTCTCCGGCGGCGGCCTCGGTACCGGTCATCGGTTCTTCTTCGGGTCGTATCTGTTTGTGCACAACACCCGTGTCGGGCTGCTGGCTTTTGCCACCGGGGTGCTCGCCGGCATCCCAACGATCCTCCTGCAACTCTACAATGGCATCCTGCTCGGCGCCTTCGCCACCATCTTCTTGCAGGACGCGTCGCTCCGCTTCGCGGCGTGGATCCTGCCCCACGCCATCCCGGAGCTGACCGCGATCACGCTTTGCGCCACCGGCGGTCTGCTTCTCGGTCGCGCCATTGCTCTTCCCGGCCGGCAGCACCGAAGCGTGGCGCTGCAGAACGCCGCCAACGCCGCGCTGTTGCTGGTCGGCGCCGCCCTGCCGTTATTCGTGCTCGCCGCCATCGTCGAAAGCGGCGTCCGCGAATCGACCCTCGGGGTCGCCGCTCGCCTCGTCGTCGCCGGGTTCCTCACTGCCGCCGTCACGGTTGGCGGCCTGTGGCTGCGCCGACTGGCCCACAGCCCGCACCGCCACCCGAGCTGGGTGCGGCACCTCGACAGTGCGGCATCCGGTTCGCGGTGA